From the genome of Hymenobacter sp. PAMC 26628, one region includes:
- a CDS encoding antitoxin VbhA family protein gives MDITAKFGPKEATREQRQALSDRAAALNATQDRKLSPFAEQLNQRYIEGELSLAEVNAQLDSYYRSQSQAAVPTRETVAAAPPRPVPVVAKTRSLSH, from the coding sequence ATGGACATCACCGCGAAATTTGGCCCCAAGGAAGCTACCCGCGAGCAGCGGCAGGCCCTTTCGGACCGGGCCGCCGCGCTGAATGCCACACAGGACCGCAAGCTGAGCCCTTTCGCGGAGCAGCTTAACCAGCGCTACATCGAGGGCGAGTTAAGCTTGGCTGAAGTTAACGCGCAGCTGGATAGCTACTACCGGTCCCAGAGCCAGGCTGCCGTGCCGACCCGCGAAACCGTCGCGGCAGCACCGCCTCGGCCAGTACCCGTAGTGGCCAAAACCCGGTCACTCTCTCACTAG
- a CDS encoding Fic/DOC family protein yields MLFYVGPAANTFMTDGFTDPYTGILSNRLHITDEDKLAEVEGNCFHFRMLEVLTGRVEVEPYNAQGLQALHRHLFQDVYAWAGQLRGWGQFQTTKSSSADADAVGQQTMFFGSYQQLPEHLDTIGQQLAAERYLKGLDKEQFVARAAYYFDQYNYAHPFREGNGRTLGLAFQVLGESAGYDVNLVAQSNPKQYNQARDHAILRPTGNAETDLQPLRAFFAQITTPLPGLVLTPPNAVVVPAFLQRVEAMREVQQAQEAIAWNLLGGKHTMLARQIMQGMRGIVHPSDEQPARLTTLRSGAEILQQMPVKMEEPRLAQRLGRLLRALPMVTVVLLVAGPVLKAEAHSGPTLPDVSKEPAQQQKAPVPKRRGPKL; encoded by the coding sequence TTGCTTTTCTACGTCGGCCCGGCCGCGAATACATTTATGACTGACGGTTTTACCGACCCCTACACCGGTATTCTTAGCAACCGGCTCCACATCACGGACGAAGATAAGCTGGCGGAGGTTGAAGGCAACTGCTTTCACTTTCGCATGCTGGAGGTGCTCACGGGTCGGGTAGAAGTCGAGCCGTATAATGCGCAGGGCTTGCAGGCTCTGCACCGACACCTTTTTCAGGATGTGTACGCGTGGGCCGGGCAGCTACGCGGCTGGGGGCAATTCCAAACCACGAAATCGAGTTCGGCCGACGCCGACGCCGTAGGCCAGCAGACCATGTTCTTCGGTAGCTACCAGCAGTTGCCGGAGCATCTGGATACCATCGGCCAGCAGCTAGCCGCCGAGCGCTACCTGAAGGGGCTGGATAAAGAGCAGTTTGTGGCGCGGGCGGCTTACTATTTTGACCAGTACAACTATGCCCATCCCTTCCGGGAAGGCAATGGGCGCACCCTAGGGCTAGCTTTTCAAGTGCTTGGCGAAAGTGCCGGCTACGATGTGAATCTGGTAGCGCAGTCAAACCCGAAGCAGTACAATCAGGCGCGGGACCACGCCATTCTGCGGCCAACGGGCAATGCTGAAACGGACCTGCAGCCGCTAAGAGCCTTTTTTGCCCAGATTACGACCCCGCTACCGGGCTTGGTGCTGACGCCTCCAAATGCGGTAGTAGTACCAGCTTTCCTGCAGCGGGTCGAAGCCATGCGAGAAGTTCAGCAGGCTCAGGAAGCAATTGCGTGGAATCTACTTGGCGGTAAGCACACTATGCTGGCGCGGCAGATAATGCAGGGCATGCGGGGCATCGTGCACCCCAGCGATGAGCAGCCGGCTCGCCTAACTACGCTGCGTAGTGGAGCAGAAATCCTGCAACAGATGCCCGTCAAAATGGAGGAGCCGCGCCTGGCTCAGCGCCTGGGGCGGCTACTGCGTGCTTTGCCCATGGTAACAGTCGTACTGCTCGTGGCTGGTCCCGTTCTGAAGGCAGAAGCGCATTCGGGACCGACGCTACCCGACGTCTCGAAAGAACCTGCGCAGCAACAAAAAGCCCCCGTGCCGAAGCGCCGGGGGCCGAAATTGTAG
- the traM gene encoding conjugative transposon protein TraM, with protein MATTKDAQFYRTRKMATFIPVVGVPFLAVLFWLGDGGKGATAGAAPATAGINTDLPQAGTSTITASKLEAYAAPVDSLRNRDLVSARPDTGRAGGLTSGVGANSQPGKVPADQAVVAAQQQLAAAQAAQRSSGPVATGGTASLSPEQQMELMRSQHQRELDEARTQAALERINAQAMTGSGGGVPAARPLAAVAVKKQPATRARMVDEDAVVSRLGSNGSGRKRTASFQGLASEGAGADANTLPAVIHESQEVVSGSLVKMRLTESAVVNGHQLAANTFIYGKCSLAGERLNINIATLKSGSSIFPAALEVYDVDGLEGLHIPGAITRDASKQAGADALGAADMMTMSADPATAAAGVAVNAVKGLGQKKIRLVKVRLKAGYNLMLKVDKDQ; from the coding sequence ATGGCTACCACCAAAGACGCGCAGTTTTACCGCACGCGCAAAATGGCCACCTTCATTCCCGTGGTCGGCGTGCCGTTCCTGGCCGTACTATTCTGGCTCGGCGATGGTGGCAAGGGTGCCACGGCCGGCGCGGCCCCGGCAACCGCGGGCATCAACACTGACCTGCCCCAGGCGGGCACCTCGACCATTACGGCCAGCAAGCTGGAAGCCTACGCCGCCCCGGTCGATTCGCTGCGTAACCGCGACTTGGTCAGCGCCCGGCCGGATACCGGCCGGGCCGGCGGCCTGACGTCTGGCGTGGGCGCCAATAGCCAGCCCGGCAAGGTTCCGGCCGACCAGGCCGTGGTCGCCGCGCAGCAGCAGCTCGCCGCGGCTCAGGCCGCGCAACGAAGCAGCGGGCCGGTGGCCACCGGCGGCACCGCCTCCCTGAGCCCGGAACAGCAGATGGAGTTGATGCGCTCTCAGCACCAGCGCGAACTGGACGAAGCCCGCACCCAGGCGGCCCTCGAACGCATTAATGCCCAGGCCATGACTGGCAGTGGGGGAGGAGTGCCCGCCGCCCGACCGCTGGCAGCCGTGGCTGTCAAGAAGCAGCCCGCCACCCGCGCCCGGATGGTCGACGAGGATGCCGTGGTGTCGCGCCTGGGCTCCAACGGCTCGGGCCGCAAGCGCACGGCTTCGTTTCAGGGGTTAGCTTCTGAGGGCGCCGGCGCAGATGCTAACACGTTGCCAGCCGTTATCCATGAGTCGCAGGAAGTAGTTTCCGGCTCGCTGGTGAAGATGCGGCTCACCGAGTCGGCGGTTGTGAATGGCCACCAGCTGGCGGCCAACACCTTCATCTACGGCAAGTGCAGCCTGGCCGGCGAGCGGCTGAATATCAACATCGCAACCCTCAAATCGGGCAGCAGCATCTTCCCGGCCGCGCTGGAAGTGTACGATGTGGACGGGCTGGAAGGCCTGCACATTCCCGGCGCCATCACCCGCGACGCTTCCAAGCAAGCTGGGGCTGATGCCCTCGGCGCAGCCGATATGATGACCATGAGCGCCGACCCCGCTACGGCCGCCGCCGGCGTGGCCGTCAATGCGGTCAAGGGCCTCGGGCAGAAGAAAATTCGGCTCGTGAAGGTGCGCCTGAAAGCGGGCTACAACCTCATGCTCAAAGTTGACAAAGACCAATAA
- a CDS encoding IS110 family transposase, with amino-acid sequence MPTVPSPTAPLKYVVGIDIAKDTFVACFGRIEASQQLRFGQEATFANTLAGFTALLAWSARQQVAPAPRWFVVEATGVYYEALAYFLADNAQALSVLLPNKVKHFAQRTELKRKTDQLDARLLCRLGLERALPAWQPPTPALRQLRALARERQRLSDQGGRLKTRCHAYQHSYQPDTRTLERLAAQQQRIVQQLKAVDQDLAALLEAEPELARKLAHLTSIPGIGLTTAIVAVAETNGFVLVENERQLASYAGLDVVQRQRGLSALATRISRRGNVRLRTALYLPAVSSLRYNPQQKAFYARLRARQPSGKPGVIAVMRKLLLLCYSLWKNDRPYDPQYHPARAAVKEVAPAT; translated from the coding sequence ATGCCCACTGTTCCTTCCCCCACCGCCCCGCTCAAGTACGTCGTGGGCATCGACATTGCCAAAGACACGTTCGTGGCCTGCTTCGGCCGCATCGAAGCCAGCCAGCAGCTGCGCTTCGGCCAAGAAGCCACGTTTGCCAACACGCTGGCCGGCTTCACGGCCCTGCTGGCCTGGTCGGCTCGGCAGCAAGTAGCCCCGGCCCCGCGCTGGTTCGTGGTCGAGGCCACGGGCGTCTATTACGAAGCGCTGGCCTATTTTCTGGCCGATAACGCGCAGGCCCTGAGCGTGCTGCTGCCCAACAAAGTCAAACACTTTGCCCAGCGCACCGAACTCAAGCGCAAGACCGACCAACTCGACGCCCGCCTGCTCTGCCGCCTGGGCCTGGAGCGGGCCTTGCCCGCCTGGCAGCCGCCCACGCCCGCCCTGCGCCAGCTGCGGGCCTTGGCCCGCGAGCGCCAACGCCTGAGCGACCAAGGCGGCCGGCTCAAAACCCGGTGCCACGCCTACCAGCACAGCTACCAACCCGACACCCGCACCCTGGAACGCCTGGCGGCTCAACAACAACGCATTGTCCAGCAACTAAAAGCCGTGGACCAGGACCTGGCCGCACTGCTCGAAGCCGAGCCGGAACTGGCCCGCAAGCTGGCCCACCTGACCAGCATTCCGGGCATCGGCCTGACCACGGCCATCGTCGCGGTGGCCGAAACCAACGGCTTTGTCCTGGTGGAAAACGAGCGCCAGCTCGCCTCCTACGCCGGGCTGGACGTGGTCCAGCGACAGCGTGGCCTCTCGGCGCTGGCCACGCGCATTTCCCGGCGAGGAAACGTGCGCCTGCGCACGGCCCTCTACTTGCCGGCCGTGAGCAGTCTACGCTACAATCCCCAGCAAAAAGCCTTCTACGCCCGCTTGCGGGCCCGTCAGCCCAGCGGCAAGCCCGGCGTGATTGCCGTCATGCGCAAGCTCTTGCTGCTCTGCTACTCGCTCTGGAAAAACGACCGGCCTTACGACCCCCAGTATCACCCGGCCCGTGCTGCTGTAAAAGAAGTAGCCCCGGCCACGTAA
- a CDS encoding NAD(P)H-binding protein gives MLVITGANGQLGAAIIDHLLRTVPPDQVVASVRDPGQASALAARGVAVRAGDFARPDTLRTAFAGADQVLIVSANKLGEEARRLHQAAIGAARAAGARRILYTSHMGARPDSFFEPALNHAASEALLAAQGVAYTALRHGFYAESALHMVGRGLREGLLRTPEDGPVSWTTRADLAEADARLLTQPGRFEGLTPPLTAAEAVTMADLAALASEVTGREVRHETITDDEWLRAQVAHGVPAPVAELLLGSFRASRRGDFAAVDPTLETLLGRRPQTMRDVLARALKPTEA, from the coding sequence ATGCTTGTCATTACCGGAGCCAACGGCCAGTTAGGGGCCGCCATCATTGACCACCTCTTGCGCACCGTACCACCCGACCAGGTAGTTGCCAGCGTGCGCGACCCCGGCCAAGCCTCGGCCCTGGCCGCGCGGGGCGTGGCGGTGCGGGCGGGGGATTTTGCCCGGCCCGACACGTTGCGCACGGCCTTCGCGGGGGCCGACCAGGTCTTGATTGTCTCCGCCAATAAGCTCGGGGAAGAGGCCCGGCGGCTGCACCAGGCCGCCATCGGGGCCGCCCGCGCCGCCGGGGCCCGCCGCATTCTCTACACCAGCCACATGGGCGCGCGGCCCGACTCGTTTTTTGAGCCGGCCCTCAACCACGCCGCGAGCGAGGCCCTGCTGGCCGCGCAGGGCGTGGCCTACACCGCGCTGCGCCACGGCTTCTACGCTGAGAGCGCGCTGCACATGGTGGGGCGGGGCCTGCGGGAAGGCCTGCTGCGTACCCCCGAAGACGGCCCCGTGAGCTGGACCACCCGCGCCGACCTGGCCGAAGCCGACGCGCGGCTCTTAACCCAGCCCGGCCGCTTCGAAGGCCTCACCCCGCCGCTCACCGCCGCCGAAGCCGTGACGATGGCTGACCTGGCGGCGCTGGCTTCGGAAGTGACGGGGCGCGAGGTCAGGCACGAAACCATTACGGACGACGAATGGCTGCGGGCCCAGGTGGCGCACGGCGTGCCCGCGCCGGTGGCCGAGCTGCTGCTGGGCTCGTTTCGGGCTTCGCGGCGCGGCGACTTCGCGGCCGTGGACCCCACCCTGGAAACGCTGTTGGGCCGGCGCCCGCAAACGATGCGCGACGTCCTGGCCCGCGCCCTGAAGCCAACGGAAGCCTAA
- a CDS encoding luciferase domain-containing protein: MKLEEKGPIQPPPVLTGPGQQTAAAVRSWPAVIAATHWDLFDRARVDGADFYVGEAELGHIHLNGEVHLAATRALGVPLVQQGLASPLPYGAQRGDWVSFRIRTDADAAHATWLFQLNYDRLRGVPLEALTAQLQAGRRR; the protein is encoded by the coding sequence ATGAAACTCGAAGAAAAAGGCCCCATCCAACCCCCGCCCGTGCTCACCGGTCCGGGCCAGCAAACCGCCGCGGCCGTGCGGTCCTGGCCGGCCGTCATCGCCGCCACCCATTGGGATTTGTTCGACCGCGCCCGCGTCGACGGCGCCGATTTTTACGTCGGGGAAGCCGAGCTGGGCCACATCCACTTGAACGGGGAAGTGCACTTGGCCGCCACCCGCGCGCTCGGCGTCCCGCTGGTGCAGCAGGGCCTGGCCAGCCCGCTGCCCTACGGCGCGCAACGCGGCGATTGGGTTTCGTTCCGGATTCGCACCGACGCCGACGCTGCGCACGCCACTTGGCTGTTCCAGTTGAACTACGACCGCCTACGGGGCGTGCCCCTGGAGGCGCTGACCGCGCAACTGCAAGCCGGCCGCCGGCGGTAG
- a CDS encoding helix-turn-helix domain-containing protein: MGLPKPAHPLISLVPFEEIQYPAKAAPTALRNNFYSIALKRNFTGKLRYGQQAYDFDEGVMVFMAPGQVLSYETEAPLRHAGWLLMIHPDFLWHAPLAKSIRQYPFFSYAVHEALHLSEKEERQMTGIMQHIAQEYHANLDAFSQRVILAQLELLLTYSERFYQRQFLTRRIAHHRLLERLEDLLTTYFASEALARQGPPTVQYIADRLHVSPNYLSVLLKTLTGQSTQQHVQAKLIEQAKQQLSTTELSVSEIAYALGFEHSQSFSKLFKTKTALSPGAFRNAFN, translated from the coding sequence ATGGGGCTCCCCAAACCGGCGCACCCGCTCATCAGCCTCGTCCCGTTCGAAGAAATCCAGTACCCGGCGAAGGCCGCGCCCACCGCGCTGCGCAACAACTTTTATTCCATCGCCCTGAAGCGAAACTTCACTGGCAAGCTCCGCTACGGCCAGCAGGCCTACGATTTCGACGAAGGGGTGATGGTGTTCATGGCCCCCGGCCAGGTGTTGAGCTACGAAACGGAGGCCCCCCTGCGCCACGCGGGTTGGCTGCTGATGATTCACCCCGATTTCCTGTGGCATGCGCCGCTGGCCAAAAGCATCCGGCAGTACCCGTTTTTCAGCTACGCCGTCCACGAGGCGCTGCACCTCTCGGAAAAAGAAGAGCGCCAGATGACCGGCATCATGCAGCACATCGCCCAGGAGTACCACGCCAACCTGGACGCCTTCAGCCAGCGCGTGATCCTGGCCCAGCTGGAGCTGCTGCTCACCTATTCCGAGCGCTTCTACCAGCGGCAGTTCCTCACCCGCCGCATCGCCCACCACCGGCTGCTCGAACGGCTGGAAGACCTGTTGACGACCTACTTCGCCAGCGAAGCGCTGGCCCGGCAAGGCCCGCCCACCGTCCAGTACATCGCCGACCGGCTGCACGTGTCGCCCAATTACCTGAGCGTGCTGCTCAAAACCCTCACGGGCCAAAGCACCCAGCAGCACGTCCAGGCCAAGCTTATCGAACAGGCCAAGCAGCAGCTGTCCACCACGGAGCTGTCGGTCAGCGAAATCGCCTACGCCCTGGGCTTCGAGCATTCGCAGTCGTTCAGCAAGCTGTTCAAAACCAAAACGGCCCTTTCCCCTGGTGCCTTTCGCAACGCCTTCAATTAA
- a CDS encoding nucleotidyl transferase AbiEii/AbiGii toxin family protein — protein MLSLAQIQAQYPAALRPFSRFILREYLQHKLLQLIYDGPLADRFVFLGGTCLRIVHGNQRFSEDLDFDNTGVTAAEFGELAAVVVRGLELEGYEVEMRLVLKDAYHCHVRFPELLFNEGLSGYREEKILIQLDTEPQHFAFAPVPYLLNRFDVFTQIQTTPPDLLLAQKCYAILNRVRNKGRDFYDAAFLLGRQITPNYAYLAQKRGIEAPADLKAQLLAHCQTLDMAAMAADVRPFLFNPREDRLVTLFPQYIQQVLS, from the coding sequence ATGCTTAGCCTCGCCCAAATTCAGGCCCAGTACCCGGCCGCCCTCCGGCCCTTCAGCCGCTTCATCCTGCGCGAATACCTCCAGCACAAGCTGCTTCAGCTCATCTATGACGGCCCCCTGGCCGACCGCTTCGTCTTCCTCGGCGGCACCTGCCTGCGCATCGTCCACGGCAACCAGCGCTTCTCCGAAGACCTCGACTTCGACAACACCGGCGTCACGGCCGCCGAGTTCGGCGAGCTGGCCGCCGTGGTCGTCCGCGGCCTGGAGCTGGAAGGCTACGAGGTTGAAATGCGGCTGGTGCTCAAAGACGCCTATCACTGCCACGTCCGCTTTCCCGAGCTGCTGTTCAACGAAGGCCTCAGCGGCTACCGCGAAGAGAAGATTCTCATCCAGCTCGACACCGAGCCCCAGCACTTCGCCTTCGCCCCAGTGCCCTACCTGCTCAATCGCTTCGACGTCTTCACCCAAATCCAGACCACGCCCCCCGACCTGCTCCTGGCCCAGAAGTGCTACGCCATCCTCAACCGCGTCCGCAACAAGGGCCGTGACTTTTACGACGCCGCCTTCCTGCTCGGCCGCCAAATCACCCCCAACTACGCCTATCTCGCCCAGAAGCGCGGCATCGAAGCCCCCGCCGACCTCAAGGCCCAGCTGCTCGCCCACTGCCAAACCCTCGACATGGCCGCCATGGCCGCCGACGTGCGTCCCTTCCTCTTCAACCCCCGCGAAGACCGCCTGGTCACCCTCTTCCCCCAGTACATTCAGCAAGTATTAAGCTGA
- a CDS encoding type IV toxin-antitoxin system AbiEi family antitoxin domain-containing protein produces MNYLALRSRFAAQGLVSSHELRLAFPDFDKRRLVEWQARGYLQRVVNRWYRFTETPLDEALLWFTANRIYAPAYLSLETALSYHGLIPEGVYTLTSVSPRKTQEYHTPLGTFRYQHLLPRLYFGYEVLRPAGNRPVLMADLEKALLDYCYLHPELRTAADFAALRLNPAVLHARLNPARLAAYQTLFAHPRLNRRVAALLSLLPAYA; encoded by the coding sequence ATGAACTACCTCGCCCTCCGTTCCCGCTTCGCCGCCCAGGGCCTGGTTTCCAGCCACGAGCTGCGCCTGGCCTTCCCCGATTTCGACAAGCGCCGGCTGGTCGAGTGGCAGGCCCGCGGCTACCTCCAGCGCGTCGTCAACCGCTGGTACCGCTTCACCGAAACGCCCCTCGACGAAGCCCTGCTCTGGTTCACCGCCAACCGCATCTACGCGCCCGCCTACCTCTCCCTCGAAACCGCCCTGTCCTACCACGGCCTCATCCCCGAAGGCGTGTATACGCTCACCTCCGTGAGCCCGCGCAAAACCCAGGAGTACCACACCCCCCTGGGCACCTTCCGCTACCAGCACCTGCTGCCGCGCCTCTACTTCGGCTACGAGGTGCTGCGCCCCGCCGGCAACCGCCCCGTGCTCATGGCCGACCTCGAGAAGGCCCTGCTCGACTACTGCTACCTGCACCCCGAGCTGCGCACTGCTGCCGACTTTGCCGCCCTGCGCCTCAACCCCGCCGTGCTGCACGCCCGGCTCAACCCCGCCCGCCTCGCCGCCTACCAGACCCTTTTCGCTCACCCGCGCCTCAACCGGCGCGTCGCGGCGCTGCTTTCCCTGCTCCCGGCCTATGCTTAG
- a CDS encoding tyrosine-type recombinase/integrase, whose protein sequence is MNRNLKRIAQLAGLRYLVEVATAAEGKVVKRPLLKHALGRMHTMRHSFAVLSLMRGLPVAMPMKVLGHAKIQTMMLYAEVVEDF, encoded by the coding sequence ATGAACCGCAACCTAAAGCGCATTGCGCAGCTGGCAGGGTTGCGGTACTTGGTGGAAGTAGCCACCGCCGCGGAAGGCAAGGTGGTGAAGCGGCCACTGCTCAAGCATGCGCTGGGGAGGATGCACACGATGCGGCACTCGTTCGCGGTGCTCTCGCTGATGCGCGGGCTGCCGGTGGCCATGCCAATGAAGGTGTTGGGACACGCCAAGATTCAAACCATGATGCTCTACGCCGAGGTGGTGGAAGACTTTTAG
- a CDS encoding DUF4112 domain-containing protein, with protein MPPAVPAPFDVDERLRWVERVARLMDSQFRLPGTRFRFGLDPLLGLIPIVGDLSTTAVSVALLLTMLRHGASGAVVVRMALNILIDTVVGAVPILGNVFDFAYKSNERNVALLRRHYAEGRHAGSGKGLVALLLLAFLAVAGLVAWGSVVLIGWVWHYFSAHPILST; from the coding sequence ATGCCCCCTGCCGTGCCCGCCCCCTTCGACGTTGACGAACGCCTGCGCTGGGTCGAGCGCGTCGCCCGCCTCATGGACAGCCAGTTTCGGCTGCCCGGCACCCGTTTCCGCTTTGGCCTCGATCCACTGCTGGGCCTCATTCCCATCGTGGGCGACCTCTCCACTACCGCCGTCTCGGTCGCCTTGCTGCTGACTATGCTGCGCCACGGGGCCAGTGGTGCCGTCGTCGTGCGCATGGCCCTCAATATTTTAATCGATACCGTCGTCGGGGCCGTTCCCATTCTCGGCAACGTGTTCGACTTCGCCTACAAAAGCAACGAGCGCAACGTGGCCCTGCTGCGCCGCCACTACGCCGAGGGCCGGCACGCGGGCAGCGGCAAAGGCCTAGTAGCCTTGCTGCTGCTGGCCTTTCTGGCCGTCGCGGGCCTAGTGGCTTGGGGCAGCGTGGTGCTGATTGGGTGGGTGTGGCACTACTTTAGCGCCCACCCCATCCTAAGCACCTAG
- a CDS encoding DinB family protein: MTDSTSSLAAATTAVRAHLLELLEGRQAHLSFDAAVEGLPAALRGVQPAHVPYSIWQLVDHIRTAQWDILEFSRDAAHQSPPWPAGYWTLDAAPATDAAWDGALAQIARYRAAFEALLHDPARDLYAPLAHGDGQTLLREALLIADHTAYHVGQIVLLRRLLGAPAG; the protein is encoded by the coding sequence ATGACGGATTCCACCTCATCCCTCGCCGCGGCCACCACGGCCGTTCGTGCCCACCTGTTGGAGCTTTTGGAGGGCCGCCAGGCTCACCTTTCCTTCGACGCCGCCGTTGAAGGCTTGCCCGCCGCGCTGCGGGGCGTGCAGCCCGCGCACGTGCCCTACAGCATCTGGCAGCTGGTCGACCACATCCGCACCGCGCAGTGGGACATCCTCGAGTTCTCCCGCGACGCGGCCCACCAGTCGCCGCCCTGGCCCGCCGGCTACTGGACCCTGGACGCTGCCCCCGCCACCGACGCCGCCTGGGACGGGGCCCTGGCCCAAATCGCCCGCTACCGCGCCGCGTTCGAGGCCTTGCTCCACGACCCCGCCCGCGACTTGTACGCGCCCCTGGCCCACGGCGACGGCCAAACGCTGCTGCGCGAAGCCCTGCTCATCGCCGACCACACGGCCTACCACGTGGGCCAAATCGTGCTGTTGCGCCGGCTGCTGGGGGCCCCGGCTGGCTAG
- a CDS encoding amidohydrolase family protein: MEAVQRVARQQIAAGADWIKMYGSTGSDKDVTGFQTFTYAEMQAAADVAHFAGKRIAIHSYGPDGARDAVRAGTNTVEHAIDIDDATLATMAKKGIIYVPTVEHNKYYIAHRAEFGYDTTVVRALNGYVAQNFATLKRAVKARVKIAMGSDAVFTGFGENTRELAWFVKAGMTPAQALQTATTTGAEMLGQEKNLGAIAPGYLADLVAVEGDPLRDISAVIDHVKWVMKAGKVGVDKTQNAAPGLR; encoded by the coding sequence GTGGAGGCCGTGCAACGCGTGGCCCGCCAGCAAATCGCCGCTGGGGCCGACTGGATCAAGATGTACGGCTCCACCGGCAGCGACAAGGACGTGACCGGCTTCCAGACGTTCACCTACGCGGAGATGCAGGCCGCCGCCGACGTGGCCCATTTTGCCGGCAAACGCATTGCCATCCACTCCTACGGCCCCGACGGGGCCCGCGACGCGGTGCGGGCCGGCACCAACACCGTGGAGCACGCCATCGACATCGACGACGCGACCCTGGCCACCATGGCCAAAAAGGGCATCATCTACGTGCCCACCGTCGAGCACAACAAGTACTACATTGCCCACCGGGCCGAATTTGGCTACGATACCACCGTGGTCCGGGCGCTGAACGGCTACGTGGCGCAGAACTTCGCAACCCTGAAGCGCGCCGTCAAGGCCCGGGTAAAAATCGCCATGGGCTCCGATGCCGTCTTCACGGGCTTCGGGGAGAATACGCGTGAGCTGGCCTGGTTTGTCAAGGCCGGCATGACGCCCGCGCAGGCCCTGCAAACCGCCACCACCACCGGGGCCGAGATGCTGGGCCAGGAAAAAAACCTGGGCGCCATTGCCCCCGGCTACCTGGCCGACCTGGTGGCCGTAGAAGGCGACCCGCTCCGCGACATCAGCGCGGTGATAGACCACGTGAAATGGGTGATGAAAGCCGGCAAAGTCGGAGTCGACAAGACCCAAAACGCGGCCCCCGGCCTGCGCTGA
- a CDS encoding amidohydrolase family protein: protein MRKSYFLLLLALFSVGPPLDSHAQVKALRFGKVVDGRGHVFTDAVVLVRADRIVAVGAAKDVAIPADAEAIDLRAYTAIPGLIDAHTHMSFYWDRAPGTTPWAQLGTLGPAVTVFLAQENARKALETGVTTVRDLGSFDNIDFALRELINRGAVVGPRMFVAGNGLHISSSPYKVRLCPMPGSATAWRPCNAWPASKSPLGPTGSRCTAPPAATRT, encoded by the coding sequence ATGCGTAAAAGCTACTTTTTGCTGCTCCTGGCTCTTTTTTCGGTGGGGCCACCCCTGGATTCGCACGCGCAAGTCAAGGCCCTGCGCTTTGGCAAAGTCGTGGACGGCCGGGGCCACGTGTTCACCGACGCCGTCGTGCTCGTCCGCGCCGACCGCATCGTGGCCGTCGGCGCGGCCAAGGACGTGGCCATTCCCGCCGATGCCGAAGCCATCGACTTGCGGGCGTACACGGCCATCCCCGGCCTCATCGACGCGCACACGCACATGAGCTTCTACTGGGACCGGGCCCCGGGCACCACCCCCTGGGCGCAGCTGGGTACCCTGGGGCCGGCCGTGACGGTGTTCCTGGCCCAGGAAAACGCCCGCAAGGCCCTGGAAACGGGCGTGACCACCGTGCGCGACCTGGGCTCGTTCGACAACATAGACTTCGCCCTGCGCGAGCTCATCAACCGGGGCGCCGTCGTGGGCCCCCGCATGTTTGTGGCCGGCAACGGCCTGCACATCAGCAGCTCGCCCTATAAGGTGAGGCTGTGCCCGATGCCGGGCAGTGCGACGGCGTGGAGGCCGTGCAACGCGTGGCCCGCCAGCAAATCGCCGCTGGGGCCGACTGGATCAAGATGTACGGCTCCACCGGCAGCGACAAGGACGTGA
- a CDS encoding GAF domain-containing protein, with amino-acid sequence MPSSPLAELAAVLAATPPAEALQHALDLVGPHLRADRCFLYVRDPAQGRGRIAFVWRLDEAVPDPRHDWQDDAGDLPKQDPLFRAALAARPSVFVDDVHAAGPEVLNQEFERTTFGHRALVHAHITDHGQLWGILQPCVFGHPRHWTAADRDYLDAAVPLFLPVVQAYMRGLGKI; translated from the coding sequence ATGCCCAGCTCTCCCCTTGCCGAACTCGCCGCCGTCCTGGCCGCTACCCCGCCCGCCGAGGCGCTGCAACACGCCCTCGACCTGGTGGGCCCCCATTTGCGCGCCGACCGCTGCTTTCTTTACGTGCGCGACCCGGCTCAGGGCCGCGGTCGCATTGCCTTCGTCTGGCGGCTCGACGAGGCCGTACCCGACCCGCGCCACGACTGGCAGGACGACGCCGGCGACTTGCCCAAGCAGGACCCCTTGTTCCGCGCCGCGCTGGCCGCCCGGCCCTCCGTGTTCGTCGACGATGTGCACGCGGCGGGCCCCGAGGTACTCAACCAGGAATTTGAACGCACCACTTTCGGCCACCGGGCCCTGGTGCACGCCCACATTACCGACCACGGCCAGCTCTGGGGCATCTTGCAGCCCTGCGTGTTTGGCCACCCGCGCCACTGGACCGCCGCCGACCGCGACTACCTCGACGCCGCCGTGCCGCTTTTCCTACCCGTAGTGCAGGCCTACATGCGCGGGCTCGGGAAGATTTGA